One window of Phalacrocorax carbo chromosome 1, bPhaCar2.1, whole genome shotgun sequence genomic DNA carries:
- the EXPH5 gene encoding exophilin-5 isoform X4 encodes MATAEMCNSPMSTEKSGHSFDANQNEMMENSTQEWNEQLEKEIFSVLNDLDDQLAQEQAQDPLDRTVSTSSVSNVQYSSAFPTSKRQTASRGQHRNDWSDMPSTFFPDGLRTIRAKDEHKILIRPRKLHSAYINWHQTAFPEDYKYADPVDGNPHLLSSRLSSVSFGRSSEGSLYPPSITQNSGFRHKSCMNRDSAGRSYSVCSLRRCPSSVSSDQLSASSSQHPLARESNNGFVPRFGRQNPKRIPLSSIVWNNTPDSPGQTTTQEKMFRTQSLMEFHATDHGRHPSSLQETKKYACYHSKHRYRRSISSSNCFSRVSCPDKATSPLPFDNWENYPLYQSENNLSRSYYRDTSSHGKLYANQKNPSYGRKDSYPSWADIPLYYSDEAFISPDASFEVIMANLNDQQWAHTKNAQFGSQCLQNDFHVYSPENMHTKRTTRSASRTFSEFTEGCQPWLSCNSSVSSSSIRTDESVLPNLKDQTKPTGLNRNSVVVTRRSIKADFTQLEKVEGTKLPDEDMPLQSVSQQADTNYINTQSFPSNSPAHAVLQSDASVFNTMRAKRQTQVTARGDIAKMYTSNSDKRNVPMKEDYCPLNGVFSQPPCILPADDSRKEPFCPSQKEWEYNLHYAAKRESIKQDNRSAEAVNQATPKRQSSLVNVASAPYTEKLAKCHKMPCPPDCSSSSSQSSPQALSHKDNSKCLGTLTSSSVNCTVTESQVEGGKTAQVSRTGVTKKISQKALQNTSTLVPKDCNGQFTTSSPQNGNSGHIYMHSFDGDPKTSERSLSYFCLEKESGKIRSHSPCIERLHKQDSLLRHTSSCSITGSPSRNSFKSSDPLVIYYTLPRKSASIAGSIMSDTPISLPRESRTTYDCLRSETSHRADAFCSKQRDVSYLDSKLSFLTSASLNAATRNKEKDYPSPFTKSPNDSVSKSTSAELTNRCKRLSRRESSVVSDCKDCKERGNFLQKYKTTSTFTVCVDEDHVKYHELVSIYYTLPRRHSRTFCNLFRDNPEDVDLPCPEENAQSPRIQNKETKGHVSLANFFPHSTVEKEVPSYSSDLVSSALVTPQNLGTAVDSEEEDSHLFPSSEKMCASKSVSVVRNRKDSLADLSLAENVLSDMVTKEISYCVPQSTTIVVKSGKAISDASSSQNREICLKEKKESLQTATPLTSSLSTPPKPGRCLENPLYSISANKNTIQKGKSENCCQTPKVNNKNLNHLLLRPGERSSLGRNSDTEHADVPHLPAEDTYRDSTEVKQRVNFLHQTPPLYNKKCCGLQLRADHSRKNANDLNCCSKVLSESQNKASEISTASSADLLLRLNEVVSTDTDELKNSKTEKEQNSQRARMGKDYSGLQESERHSEGSLNINCKDKVLRVTQDQTITQSAEDENKLLSDCTRDKVKDIEKRKNRPSIKNKLAAVYRTSRKFSSKNLPPKPHISNIFSQNDGSAASLEVNMSLDSLVSTDSYQPFLQSDNENQNHSLDPGRNTPRQRTAENKMTENQNDPSLLVNNTNWRSFTSSYTQKEAITPQKTTVKVQNRPSLTSLFPDKAVTTRNKNCQTLDLRLESKSQPTSHSATTSDPLEDEKRAGSHAGSPPLPLLIDKNSNTYVNSRLQAEICPEQNSTSQTVLGQCQNTSQSASLKNANLHGYQLRKSHVKNQRERHLSEGICARDSRESALGGSILPEDGIRGKRFKSYSELLSCDENENWASDNEKCYSTRNLMYPSVEFGIFGKEQQLAFLENIKRSLTEGRLWRPCLLNNPGALRDGDTSSVNRAELLRSSSAGSKISSAASSPREPTDIYQVDPAAYSDSDSDTTTDDEYYLDEIDKESEL; translated from the exons ATGGCAACG GCTGAAATGTGTAATTCCCCAATGTCAACTGAGAAAAGTGGTCATTCTTTTGATGCAAACCAAAATGAAATGATGGAGAACAGTACACAGGAATGGAATGAACAGCTAGAGAAGGAGATTTTCAGTG TTCTAAATGATCTGGATGACCAGCTGGCCCAGGAACAAGCCCAAGACCCACTGGACAGGACAGTTTCTACTAGCAGTGTATCAAATGTCCAATACAGCAGTGCATTTCCTACTTCAAAGAGGCAGACTGCTAGTAGAGGGCAACACAGAAATGACTGGAGTGACATGCCTAGCACATTTTTCCCAGATGGACTAAGAACAATAAGAGCCAAAGATGAACACAAGATTTTAATCAGACCAAGGAAATTGCACAGTGCATATATAAATTGGCACCAGACAGCCTTTCCAGAAGATTACAAATATGCTGATCCAGTCGATGGAAATCCTCATCTGCTAAGCAGCAGgctgtcttctgtttctttcgGACGGTCTTCAGAAGGTAGCTTATATCCTCCTTCCATAACACAGAACAGTGGATTTAGGCATAAGAGTTGTATGAACAGGGATTCAGCTGGCAGAAGTTACTCTGTATGTTCCCTCCGAAGATGTCCATCATCAGTATCTTCTGACCAGCTGTCAGCATCTAGCTCACAACATCCGTTGGCAAGGGAGAGCAACAATGGTTTTGTACCAAGGTTTGGTCGACAGAACCCAAAGAGAATTCCTCTGTCTTCTATTGTATGGAACAACACACCAGACTCTCCTGGACAAACAACAActcaagaaaaaatgtttagaacCCAGTCACTGATGGAGTTTCATGCTACAGACCATGGTAGACATCCTAGCTCTTTGCAAGAAACCAAGAAATATGCATGTTACCACTCAAAACACCGCTACAGAAGATCTATTTCAAGCAGTAATTGCTTTAGTAGAGTCAGTTGCCCTGACAAAGCTACTTCTCCATTGCCCTTTGATAACTGGGAAAATTATCCATTGTACCAATCAGAAAATAATCTCTCTAGATCCTACTATAGAGATACTTCTTCTCATGGCAAGTTGTatgcaaaccaaaaaaatccttcttATGGAAGAAAAGACAGCTATCCTTCTTGGGCTGATATTCCTCTGTACTACAGTGATGAAGCATTTATTTCCCCTGATGCCAGCTTTGAAGTGATTATGGCTAATTTAAATGACCAGCAGTGGGCACATACAAAGAATGCCCAGTTTGGTTCACAGTGCCTGCAGAACGATTTTCATGTGTATTCTCCAGAAAATATGCATACCAAAAGGACAACAAGAAGTGCAAGCAGAACTTTTTCAGAATTCACTGAAGGCTGCCAGCCTTGGCTAAGTTGTAactcttcagtttcttcatcTAGTATCAGAACTGATGAGTCAGTCTTGCCTAATTTGAAGGACCAAACAAAACCTACAGGACTGAACAGGAATTCAGTTGTTGTTACCCGAAGAAGTATTAAGGCTGACTTCACACAACTAGAAAAGGTTGAAGGTACGAAGCTGCCAGATGAAGACATGCCACTGCAGTCAGTTTCTCAACAAGCAGATACAAACTACATCAACACTCAGAGTTTTCCCTCTAACAGCCCTGCTCATGCTGTTTTGCAAAGCGATGCATCTGTCTTTAACACAATGAGAGCAAAGAGACAAACGCAAGTCACTGCCAGAGGAGATATTGCAAAAATGTATACATCAAACAGTGATAAAAGAAATGTACCAATGAAGGAAGATTATTGCCCACTCAACGGTGTGTTCAGTCAGCCTCCCTGTATTTTGCCAGCTGATGACAGCAGGAAGGAACCTTTTTGTCCAAGTCAGAAAGAATGGGAATATAATCTGCATTATGCAGCAAAAAGAGAGAGCATCAAACAGGATAATCGAAGTGCAGAAGCTGTTAACCAAGCTACTCCAAAGAGACAGTCCTCACTGGTGAATGTTGCTTCTGCTCCATACACTGAAAAATTAGCAAAATGTCACAAAATGCCCTGTCCTCCTGATTGTTCATCTAGCTCCTCACAAAGCTCTCCACAAGCACTTTCTCATAAAGACAATTCTAAATGTTTAGGAACACTAACTAGCTCTTCAGTAAATTGCACAGTTACTGAGTCTCAAGTAGAAGGTGGAAAAACAGCTCAAGTGAGCAGAACAGGTGTTACCAAAAAGATTTCACAGAAAGCACTGCAAAATACAAGCACTTTAGTTCCTAAGGACTGTAATGGACAATTCACTACTAGTTCTCCACAAAATGGAAATTCTGGACATATTTATATGCATAGCTTTGATGGAGACCCCAAGACCTCTGAACGTAGTTTAAGTTATTTTTGCCTAGAAAAAGAAAGCGGAAAAATAAGGAGTCATTCACCTTGTATTGAAAGGCTTCACAAGCAAGACAGCTTGCTGAGACATACCAGTAGCTGCAGCATTACCGGCTCCCCTAGCAGAAACAGCTTTAAGTCTTCTGACCCACTTGTTATTTATTACACTTTGCCTAGAAAATCAGCTAGCATTGCTGGTAGTATTATGTCAGATACGCCCATCTCTTTACCTAGAGAAAGTAGAACAACATACGATTGTTTAAGGTCTGAAACTTCACATAGAGCCGATGCCTTTTGTTCAAAACAAAGAGATGTGTCTTATTTAGACtcaaaactttcctttttaacaTCAGCATCATTAAATGCTGCtacaagaaacaaagaaaaagactaCCCCAGTCCTTTTACCAAAAGTCCTAATGATTCAGTAAGTAAAAGTACATCAGCTGAACTGACAAACAGATGTAAGCGTCTAAGCAGAAGAGAATCCTCTGTGGTTTCAGATTGTAAGGATTGTAAGGAGAGGGGAAattttttgcagaaatataaaACTACAAGCACATTTACAGTTTGTGTTGATGAAGATCATGTCAAGTATCATGAACTAGTTTCAATTTACTACACATTACCACGGAGGCATTCAAGAACATTTTGTAACCTCTTCAGAGATAATCCAGAGGACGTAGATCTACCTTGTCCCGAAGAAAATGCTCAGTCACCAAGAATACAAAACAAGGAAACCAAAGGTCATGTGAGTTTagcaaatttttttccccacagtacTGTGGAAAAAGAGGTGCCTTCATATTCTTCTGACCTAGTATCTTCAGCTCTGGTCACACCTCAGAACTTAGGGACTGCTGTTGATAGTGAAGAAGAGGATTCCCACTTATTTCCTAGTTCTGAGAAGATGTGTGCTTCAAAGTCAGTGAGTGTGGTACGTAACAGGAAAGATAGTTTAGCAGATCTTTCATTAGcagaaaatgtgctttctgaCATGGTGACAAAAGAAATTTCTTATTGCGTTCCACAATCCACCACAATAGTGGTTAAGTCAGGTAAGGCCATTTCTGATGCTTCAAGCAGCCAAAATAGAGAAATATgtctaaaagaaaagaaggaaagtttACAAACAGCCACACCACTAACATCCTCTTTATCAACCCCTCCCAAGCCAGGCAGATGTTTAGAGAATCCTTTGTATTCtatttcagcaaataaaaatacgATACAGAAGGGAAAATCTGAAAACTGCTGTCAGACCCCTAAAGTGAACAATAAAAATCTGAACCATTTACTCCTCCGCCCAGGAGAGAGGAGTTCACTTGGAAGGAACAGTGACACAGAGCATGCTGATGTGCCACATCTTCCTGCGGAAGACACGTACAGAGATAGTACTGAAGTCAAACAGAGAGTAAATTTCCTACATCAGACCCCGCCTCTGTATAATAAGAAATGTTGTGGACTGCAATTAAGGGCTGACCAttcaagaaaaaatgcaaatgatttAAACTGTTGTAGCAAAGTGCTTTCTGAGTCTCAGAACAAAGCATCTGAGATAAGCACAGCTTCCAGTGCTGATCTATTACTTCGGCTAAACGAAGTAGTTAGCACAGATACAGATGAATTAAAGAattcaaaaactgaaaaagagcagAACTCTCAGAGGGCTCGGATGGGTAAAGATTATAGTGGTTTGCAGGAATCAGAGAGGCACAGTGAAGGCAGCCTGAACATTAACTGTAAAGATAAAGTCCTCAGGGTTACACAAGATCAGACGATAACACAGAGTGCAGAAGATGAGAACAAGCTTCTCTCTGACTGCACGAGAGACAAAGTCAAAGatatagaaaaaaggaaaaacagaccttcaattaaaaataaactggcaGCTGTTTACAGAACAAGTCGAAAATTTTCAAGTAAAAATTTACCCCCCAAACCGCATATAAGTAACATTTTTTCACAGAATGATGGAAGTGCCGCTTCTTTAGAGGTCAACATGTCCCTTGACTCATTGGTTTCAACAGATTCCTATCAGCCGTTCCTGCAGTCTGACAATGAAAATCAGAATCACAGTCTGGACCCTGGTAGGAATACACCAAGACAAAGAACAGCTGAGAATAAGATGACTGAAAATCAGAATGATCCTTCTTTGCTTGTTAATAACACCAATTGGAGGTCTTTTACAAGCTCATATACCCAGAAGGAAGCCATCACTCCCCAAAAAACTACAGTGAAAGTGCAAAACAGGCCAAGTCTTACATCCCTATTTCCAGATAAAGCAGTAACCACAAGAAATAAGAATTGCCAAACACTTGATCTGAGGttagaaagcaaaagccagCCCACCTCTCACAGCGCTACTACATCAGACCCACTGGAGGATGAGAAAAGAGCTGGCAGTCATGCTGGCAGTCCTCCCTTGCCACTTTTAATTGACAAAAACTCAAACACTTATGTCAATAGCCGCTTGCAGGCAGAGATATGTCCAGAGCAAAACTCGACTTCCCAGACAGTGCTTGGTCAGTGTCAAAATACCTCTCAGTCTGCTAGCTTAAAAAATGCTAACTTGCATGGCTATCAGTTGCGCAAGAGTCATGTCAAAAATCAGCGTGAACGTCACCTTTCTGAGGGTATTTGTGCTCGAGATTCCCGTGAATCTGCCTTGGGAGGCAGTATTCTACCAGAAGATGGTATACGTGGGAAGAGGTTTAAATCTTACTCAGAGCTGTTGTCTtgtgatgaaaatgaaaactgggCATCGGACAATGAAAAATGCTACAGCACTAGAAATCTGATGTATCCATCTGTTGAATTTGGTATATTTGGTAAAGAACAACAGTTGGCTTTCCTGGAAAATATCAAGCGGTCACTCACAGAAGGGCGACTGTGGAGACCTTGTCTTCTTAATAACCCCGGTGCTCTCAGAGATGGAGACACCTCTTCTGTAAACAGGGCTGAGCTTTTGCGCTCAAGTTCTGCTGGGAGCAAAATATCATCGGCTGCTTCATCCCCCCGAGAGCCGACTGATATCTATCAGGTAGACCCAGCAGCTTATTCAGACTCTGACAGTGATACCACCACTGATGATGAATACTACCTAGATGAGATAGATAAAGAATCAGAGCTATGA
- the EXPH5 gene encoding exophilin-5 isoform X3, which produces MLQNRICLCGDTEDANKRYDSSASPSSKVAEMATAEMCNSPMSTEKSGHSFDANQNEMMENSTQEWNEQLEKEIFSVLNDLDDQLAQEQAQDPLDRTVSTSSVSNVQYSSAFPTSKRQTASRGQHRNDWSDMPSTFFPDGLRTIRAKDEHKILIRPRKLHSAYINWHQTAFPEDYKYADPVDGNPHLLSSRLSSVSFGRSSEGSLYPPSITQNSGFRHKSCMNRDSAGRSYSVCSLRRCPSSVSSDQLSASSSQHPLARESNNGFVPRFGRQNPKRIPLSSIVWNNTPDSPGQTTTQEKMFRTQSLMEFHATDHGRHPSSLQETKKYACYHSKHRYRRSISSSNCFSRVSCPDKATSPLPFDNWENYPLYQSENNLSRSYYRDTSSHGKLYANQKNPSYGRKDSYPSWADIPLYYSDEAFISPDASFEVIMANLNDQQWAHTKNAQFGSQCLQNDFHVYSPENMHTKRTTRSASRTFSEFTEGCQPWLSCNSSVSSSSIRTDESVLPNLKDQTKPTGLNRNSVVVTRRSIKADFTQLEKVEGTKLPDEDMPLQSVSQQADTNYINTQSFPSNSPAHAVLQSDASVFNTMRAKRQTQVTARGDIAKMYTSNSDKRNVPMKEDYCPLNGVFSQPPCILPADDSRKEPFCPSQKEWEYNLHYAAKRESIKQDNRSAEAVNQATPKRQSSLVNVASAPYTEKLAKCHKMPCPPDCSSSSSQSSPQALSHKDNSKCLGTLTSSSVNCTVTESQVEGGKTAQVSRTGVTKKISQKALQNTSTLVPKDCNGQFTTSSPQNGNSGHIYMHSFDGDPKTSERSLSYFCLEKESGKIRSHSPCIERLHKQDSLLRHTSSCSITGSPSRNSFKSSDPLVIYYTLPRKSASIAGSIMSDTPISLPRESRTTYDCLRSETSHRADAFCSKQRDVSYLDSKLSFLTSASLNAATRNKEKDYPSPFTKSPNDSVSKSTSAELTNRCKRLSRRESSVVSDCKDCKERGNFLQKYKTTSTFTVCVDEDHVKYHELVSIYYTLPRRHSRTFCNLFRDNPEDVDLPCPEENAQSPRIQNKETKGHVSLANFFPHSTVEKEVPSYSSDLVSSALVTPQNLGTAVDSEEEDSHLFPSSEKMCASKSVSVVRNRKDSLADLSLAENVLSDMVTKEISYCVPQSTTIVVKSGKAISDASSSQNREICLKEKKESLQTATPLTSSLSTPPKPGRCLENPLYSISANKNTIQKGKSENCCQTPKVNNKNLNHLLLRPGERSSLGRNSDTEHADVPHLPAEDTYRDSTEVKQRVNFLHQTPPLYNKKCCGLQLRADHSRKNANDLNCCSKVLSESQNKASEISTASSADLLLRLNEVVSTDTDELKNSKTEKEQNSQRARMGKDYSGLQESERHSEGSLNINCKDKVLRVTQDQTITQSAEDENKLLSDCTRDKVKDIEKRKNRPSIKNKLAAVYRTSRKFSSKNLPPKPHISNIFSQNDGSAASLEVNMSLDSLVSTDSYQPFLQSDNENQNHSLDPGRNTPRQRTAENKMTENQNDPSLLVNNTNWRSFTSSYTQKEAITPQKTTVKVQNRPSLTSLFPDKAVTTRNKNCQTLDLRLESKSQPTSHSATTSDPLEDEKRAGSHAGSPPLPLLIDKNSNTYVNSRLQAEICPEQNSTSQTVLGQCQNTSQSASLKNANLHGYQLRKSHVKNQRERHLSEGICARDSRESALGGSILPEDGIRGKRFKSYSELLSCDENENWASDNEKCYSTRNLMYPSVEFGIFGKEQQLAFLENIKRSLTEGRLWRPCLLNNPGALRDGDTSSVNRAELLRSSSAGSKISSAASSPREPTDIYQVDPAAYSDSDSDTTTDDEYYLDEIDKESEL; this is translated from the exons ATATGACAGTTCTGCTAGCCCATCTTCAAAAGTGGCTGAAATGGCAACG GCTGAAATGTGTAATTCCCCAATGTCAACTGAGAAAAGTGGTCATTCTTTTGATGCAAACCAAAATGAAATGATGGAGAACAGTACACAGGAATGGAATGAACAGCTAGAGAAGGAGATTTTCAGTG TTCTAAATGATCTGGATGACCAGCTGGCCCAGGAACAAGCCCAAGACCCACTGGACAGGACAGTTTCTACTAGCAGTGTATCAAATGTCCAATACAGCAGTGCATTTCCTACTTCAAAGAGGCAGACTGCTAGTAGAGGGCAACACAGAAATGACTGGAGTGACATGCCTAGCACATTTTTCCCAGATGGACTAAGAACAATAAGAGCCAAAGATGAACACAAGATTTTAATCAGACCAAGGAAATTGCACAGTGCATATATAAATTGGCACCAGACAGCCTTTCCAGAAGATTACAAATATGCTGATCCAGTCGATGGAAATCCTCATCTGCTAAGCAGCAGgctgtcttctgtttctttcgGACGGTCTTCAGAAGGTAGCTTATATCCTCCTTCCATAACACAGAACAGTGGATTTAGGCATAAGAGTTGTATGAACAGGGATTCAGCTGGCAGAAGTTACTCTGTATGTTCCCTCCGAAGATGTCCATCATCAGTATCTTCTGACCAGCTGTCAGCATCTAGCTCACAACATCCGTTGGCAAGGGAGAGCAACAATGGTTTTGTACCAAGGTTTGGTCGACAGAACCCAAAGAGAATTCCTCTGTCTTCTATTGTATGGAACAACACACCAGACTCTCCTGGACAAACAACAActcaagaaaaaatgtttagaacCCAGTCACTGATGGAGTTTCATGCTACAGACCATGGTAGACATCCTAGCTCTTTGCAAGAAACCAAGAAATATGCATGTTACCACTCAAAACACCGCTACAGAAGATCTATTTCAAGCAGTAATTGCTTTAGTAGAGTCAGTTGCCCTGACAAAGCTACTTCTCCATTGCCCTTTGATAACTGGGAAAATTATCCATTGTACCAATCAGAAAATAATCTCTCTAGATCCTACTATAGAGATACTTCTTCTCATGGCAAGTTGTatgcaaaccaaaaaaatccttcttATGGAAGAAAAGACAGCTATCCTTCTTGGGCTGATATTCCTCTGTACTACAGTGATGAAGCATTTATTTCCCCTGATGCCAGCTTTGAAGTGATTATGGCTAATTTAAATGACCAGCAGTGGGCACATACAAAGAATGCCCAGTTTGGTTCACAGTGCCTGCAGAACGATTTTCATGTGTATTCTCCAGAAAATATGCATACCAAAAGGACAACAAGAAGTGCAAGCAGAACTTTTTCAGAATTCACTGAAGGCTGCCAGCCTTGGCTAAGTTGTAactcttcagtttcttcatcTAGTATCAGAACTGATGAGTCAGTCTTGCCTAATTTGAAGGACCAAACAAAACCTACAGGACTGAACAGGAATTCAGTTGTTGTTACCCGAAGAAGTATTAAGGCTGACTTCACACAACTAGAAAAGGTTGAAGGTACGAAGCTGCCAGATGAAGACATGCCACTGCAGTCAGTTTCTCAACAAGCAGATACAAACTACATCAACACTCAGAGTTTTCCCTCTAACAGCCCTGCTCATGCTGTTTTGCAAAGCGATGCATCTGTCTTTAACACAATGAGAGCAAAGAGACAAACGCAAGTCACTGCCAGAGGAGATATTGCAAAAATGTATACATCAAACAGTGATAAAAGAAATGTACCAATGAAGGAAGATTATTGCCCACTCAACGGTGTGTTCAGTCAGCCTCCCTGTATTTTGCCAGCTGATGACAGCAGGAAGGAACCTTTTTGTCCAAGTCAGAAAGAATGGGAATATAATCTGCATTATGCAGCAAAAAGAGAGAGCATCAAACAGGATAATCGAAGTGCAGAAGCTGTTAACCAAGCTACTCCAAAGAGACAGTCCTCACTGGTGAATGTTGCTTCTGCTCCATACACTGAAAAATTAGCAAAATGTCACAAAATGCCCTGTCCTCCTGATTGTTCATCTAGCTCCTCACAAAGCTCTCCACAAGCACTTTCTCATAAAGACAATTCTAAATGTTTAGGAACACTAACTAGCTCTTCAGTAAATTGCACAGTTACTGAGTCTCAAGTAGAAGGTGGAAAAACAGCTCAAGTGAGCAGAACAGGTGTTACCAAAAAGATTTCACAGAAAGCACTGCAAAATACAAGCACTTTAGTTCCTAAGGACTGTAATGGACAATTCACTACTAGTTCTCCACAAAATGGAAATTCTGGACATATTTATATGCATAGCTTTGATGGAGACCCCAAGACCTCTGAACGTAGTTTAAGTTATTTTTGCCTAGAAAAAGAAAGCGGAAAAATAAGGAGTCATTCACCTTGTATTGAAAGGCTTCACAAGCAAGACAGCTTGCTGAGACATACCAGTAGCTGCAGCATTACCGGCTCCCCTAGCAGAAACAGCTTTAAGTCTTCTGACCCACTTGTTATTTATTACACTTTGCCTAGAAAATCAGCTAGCATTGCTGGTAGTATTATGTCAGATACGCCCATCTCTTTACCTAGAGAAAGTAGAACAACATACGATTGTTTAAGGTCTGAAACTTCACATAGAGCCGATGCCTTTTGTTCAAAACAAAGAGATGTGTCTTATTTAGACtcaaaactttcctttttaacaTCAGCATCATTAAATGCTGCtacaagaaacaaagaaaaagactaCCCCAGTCCTTTTACCAAAAGTCCTAATGATTCAGTAAGTAAAAGTACATCAGCTGAACTGACAAACAGATGTAAGCGTCTAAGCAGAAGAGAATCCTCTGTGGTTTCAGATTGTAAGGATTGTAAGGAGAGGGGAAattttttgcagaaatataaaACTACAAGCACATTTACAGTTTGTGTTGATGAAGATCATGTCAAGTATCATGAACTAGTTTCAATTTACTACACATTACCACGGAGGCATTCAAGAACATTTTGTAACCTCTTCAGAGATAATCCAGAGGACGTAGATCTACCTTGTCCCGAAGAAAATGCTCAGTCACCAAGAATACAAAACAAGGAAACCAAAGGTCATGTGAGTTTagcaaatttttttccccacagtacTGTGGAAAAAGAGGTGCCTTCATATTCTTCTGACCTAGTATCTTCAGCTCTGGTCACACCTCAGAACTTAGGGACTGCTGTTGATAGTGAAGAAGAGGATTCCCACTTATTTCCTAGTTCTGAGAAGATGTGTGCTTCAAAGTCAGTGAGTGTGGTACGTAACAGGAAAGATAGTTTAGCAGATCTTTCATTAGcagaaaatgtgctttctgaCATGGTGACAAAAGAAATTTCTTATTGCGTTCCACAATCCACCACAATAGTGGTTAAGTCAGGTAAGGCCATTTCTGATGCTTCAAGCAGCCAAAATAGAGAAATATgtctaaaagaaaagaaggaaagtttACAAACAGCCACACCACTAACATCCTCTTTATCAACCCCTCCCAAGCCAGGCAGATGTTTAGAGAATCCTTTGTATTCtatttcagcaaataaaaatacgATACAGAAGGGAAAATCTGAAAACTGCTGTCAGACCCCTAAAGTGAACAATAAAAATCTGAACCATTTACTCCTCCGCCCAGGAGAGAGGAGTTCACTTGGAAGGAACAGTGACACAGAGCATGCTGATGTGCCACATCTTCCTGCGGAAGACACGTACAGAGATAGTACTGAAGTCAAACAGAGAGTAAATTTCCTACATCAGACCCCGCCTCTGTATAATAAGAAATGTTGTGGACTGCAATTAAGGGCTGACCAttcaagaaaaaatgcaaatgatttAAACTGTTGTAGCAAAGTGCTTTCTGAGTCTCAGAACAAAGCATCTGAGATAAGCACAGCTTCCAGTGCTGATCTATTACTTCGGCTAAACGAAGTAGTTAGCACAGATACAGATGAATTAAAGAattcaaaaactgaaaaagagcagAACTCTCAGAGGGCTCGGATGGGTAAAGATTATAGTGGTTTGCAGGAATCAGAGAGGCACAGTGAAGGCAGCCTGAACATTAACTGTAAAGATAAAGTCCTCAGGGTTACACAAGATCAGACGATAACACAGAGTGCAGAAGATGAGAACAAGCTTCTCTCTGACTGCACGAGAGACAAAGTCAAAGatatagaaaaaaggaaaaacagaccttcaattaaaaataaactggcaGCTGTTTACAGAACAAGTCGAAAATTTTCAAGTAAAAATTTACCCCCCAAACCGCATATAAGTAACATTTTTTCACAGAATGATGGAAGTGCCGCTTCTTTAGAGGTCAACATGTCCCTTGACTCATTGGTTTCAACAGATTCCTATCAGCCGTTCCTGCAGTCTGACAATGAAAATCAGAATCACAGTCTGGACCCTGGTAGGAATACACCAAGACAAAGAACAGCTGAGAATAAGATGACTGAAAATCAGAATGATCCTTCTTTGCTTGTTAATAACACCAATTGGAGGTCTTTTACAAGCTCATATACCCAGAAGGAAGCCATCACTCCCCAAAAAACTACAGTGAAAGTGCAAAACAGGCCAAGTCTTACATCCCTATTTCCAGATAAAGCAGTAACCACAAGAAATAAGAATTGCCAAACACTTGATCTGAGGttagaaagcaaaagccagCCCACCTCTCACAGCGCTACTACATCAGACCCACTGGAGGATGAGAAAAGAGCTGGCAGTCATGCTGGCAGTCCTCCCTTGCCACTTTTAATTGACAAAAACTCAAACACTTATGTCAATAGCCGCTTGCAGGCAGAGATATGTCCAGAGCAAAACTCGACTTCCCAGACAGTGCTTGGTCAGTGTCAAAATACCTCTCAGTCTGCTAGCTTAAAAAATGCTAACTTGCATGGCTATCAGTTGCGCAAGAGTCATGTCAAAAATCAGCGTGAACGTCACCTTTCTGAGGGTATTTGTGCTCGAGATTCCCGTGAATCTGCCTTGGGAGGCAGTATTCTACCAGAAGATGGTATACGTGGGAAGAGGTTTAAATCTTACTCAGAGCTGTTGTCTtgtgatgaaaatgaaaactgggCATCGGACAATGAAAAATGCTACAGCACTAGAAATCTGATGTATCCATCTGTTGAATTTGGTATATTTGGTAAAGAACAACAGTTGGCTTTCCTGGAAAATATCAAGCGGTCACTCACAGAAGGGCGACTGTGGAGACCTTGTCTTCTTAATAACCCCGGTGCTCTCAGAGATGGAGACACCTCTTCTGTAAACAGGGCTGAGCTTTTGCGCTCAAGTTCTGCTGGGAGCAAAATATCATCGGCTGCTTCATCCCCCCGAGAGCCGACTGATATCTATCAGGTAGACCCAGCAGCTTATTCAGACTCTGACAGTGATACCACCACTGATGATGAATACTACCTAGATGAGATAGATAAAGAATCAGAGCTATGA